A genomic region of Daphnia carinata strain CSIRO-1 chromosome 5, CSIRO_AGI_Dcar_HiC_V3, whole genome shotgun sequence contains the following coding sequences:
- the LOC130702915 gene encoding uncharacterized protein LOC130702915, producing the protein MDMRISFTMKLFLFLTLIATGNSQENKTSPDPAEVHASSLFTSISRCILYRYIPNDEDSTGMVLLEKSNNDYSFKIEEFSISYRYIPCRENWNTLTTVFESHKHFLQGQIVRLKNFANQCQIERNQHKNETEAQANQLNEEKHYQEFNLTECLNELKNKRLWFQSQMKNCQDSNNHLGEKIAAIEMEIKKLELDLALCLIEDKNKELLIKAEMESCQHQNSMLNETIAICAVEKSKLRSSYNECLVDRKNQSLRFDTEIKNCQSLKNSLNKQFLDCETEKEDQQLSLNECQTKNWTQSLETELEKCQHLFSILNEKISSCNASNTLLESNLTGCLNDFNKNVSLFNAEIKNYQSANSSGNEKLVICEAEKRKANNSLIGCLNEGENKTSLLEAEIDELQKNNSALNVKELACSTEKTKIGSNLTRCLNDWENKSEQFEAEVIQCQDLRDAQDEKMLTCEKGKEKMVANLTACLNIEDDENLQKAMAYAKKYQELSLLYKNKSETCDVESRKLETNLTECLTEGQNEVILLEDEIKNYQRLNYSLSDEISRCNTEKSQINSQLVGCITDTKNKTMLLETTRNETQTTNLTLNAKIAACNKDRTEIMLNLTKCLNYEKAEAENNLRKAPFIEYMASFWKGSSFFIKNDKPSYESIVDYDRYNVARLGLFPLSGIAPLKPEFGPVLNDVLSFRYPIGMPACPSSSLPSLFIAIISSPDSFGKRDQIRKELRTAIASKMGVLGKISFGFFLELTSNPLTQTKLEEESNVEADIVQINIIIKSYRDSTQKMAAVFNWLNRNCSAVSFIFKVEEDVKFDLAKLIQIVKNYAQSPLFSIGVLADNGTSTNREGGSRSMTYEEFPWNNYPTYFNGSAYFLHGTSVLPLLACFQTTPMFPFEDVYVTGLCRQKAGMKRIDCPGTVANNFCY; encoded by the exons ATGGACATGAGAATCAGTTTCACGATGAAACTATTCTTGTTTTTAACACTCATTGCAACTGGTAACTCACAGGAGAACAAAACATCACCTGATCCGGCAGAGGTTCATGCAAGCAGTCTGTTTACAAGCATTTCAAGATGCATTTTATATCGATATATACCGAATGATGAAGATTCTACGGGAATGGTGTTACTAGAAAAAAGCAACAATGACTACTCATTCAAAATCGAAGAGTTCAGTATTTCGTACAGATACATCCCATGTCGAGAGAATTGGAACACACTAACAACAGTGTTTGAAAGCCACAAACATTTCCTTCAAGGACAAATTGTACGTctgaaaaattttgcaaatCAATGCCAAATAGAGCGGAACCAACACAAGAATGAAACAGAAGCACAGGCAAATCAGctaaacgaagaaaaacattatCAAGAATTTAATTTAACTGAATGcctaaatgaattaaaaaacaaacgcctATGGTTTCAgtctcaaatgaaaaattgccAAGATTCAAATAATCATTTAGGTGAGAAAATTGCAGCCATTGAAATGGAGATTAAAAAGTTAGAATTAGACTTGGCTTTGTGTTTAATTgaagataaaaacaaagaactaTTAATTAAAGCTGAAATGGAAAGCTGTCAACACCAAAATTCAATGTTAAACGAAACGATTGCAATCTGCGCTGTGgaaaaatctaaattaagaTCAAGTTACAACGAGTGTCTTGTTGACAGAAAAAACCAGTCACTACGTTTTGAcacggaaataaaaaattgccaaAGTTTGAAAAACTCCCTGAACAAGCAATTTTTAGACTGTGAAACTGAAAAGGAAGATCAACAACTCAGTTTGAACGAGTGCCAAACAAAGAACTGGACGCAATCTCTAGAAACTGAACTGGAAAAATGCCAACATTTGTTTTCGatattaaacgaaaaaatctCAAGTTGCAATGCATCAAACACGCTCCTTGAATCCAACTTGACTGGATGTTTGAACGACTTTAACAAGAACGTTTCATTGTTTAACGCTGAAATAAAGAATTACCAGAGTGCGAATTCCTCTGGAAATGAAAAGCTTGTCATCTGCGAagccgaaaaaagaaaagcgaataACAGTTTGATTGGATGTTTAAATGAaggtgaaaataaaacatctttgtTGGAAGCTGAAATCGACGAACtacagaaaaataattcaGCATTAAATGTGAAGGAGTTGGCCTGTTCTACGGAAAAGACAAAGATAGGATCAAACTTAACTCGATGTTTAAACGATTGGGAAAACAAATCCGAGCAGTTTGAAGCCGAAGTGATTCAATGCCAAGACTTGCGCGATGCCCAAGACGAGAAAATGCTAACCtgcgaaaagggaaaagagaaaatggttgCCAATTTGACAGCATGTTTAAATATCGAGGACGATGAAAATCTACAGAAGGCAATGGCTTACGCCAAGAAATATCAAGAGCTGAGTCTCctgtataaaaataaatctgaaaCGTGTGACGTGGAGTCAAGAAAACTGGAAACTAACTTAACTGAATGTCTAACAGAAGGTCAAAATGAAGTAATTCTATtggaagatgaaataaaaaattatcagAGATTAAATTATTCCTTGAGTGACGAGATTTCAAGATGCAACACTGAAAAGTCTCAAATCAACTCTCAACTTGTTGGGTGTATAACTgatactaaaaacaaaacaatgctTCTAGAAACTACGCGTAACGAAACTCAAACAACGAATTTGACATTAAATGCGAAAATTGCAGCGTGTAACAAAGACAGAACAGAAATAATGCTAAACTTGACTAAATGTCTGAACTATGAAAAGGCAGAAGCAGAGAATAATTTGAGAAAAGCTCcattcattgaatacatggCTTCCTTCTGGAAAGGATCATCATTTTTCATCAAGAACGACAAGCCTTCGTATGAAAGCATCGTGGATTACGATCGATATAATGTAGCCCGTCTGGGGCTTTTCCCACTATCCGGCATTGCGCCACTCAAACCAGAGTTTGGACCAGTTCTTAATGACGTCCTTTCTTTTCGATACCCAATCGGTATGCCAGCGTGTCCCTCGTCGAGCTTACCAAGTTTATTCATTGCGATCATATCAAGTCCAGACAGTTTTGGAAAACGGGATCAAATACGAAAAGAATTGCGAACTGCAATCGCTTCTAAAATGGGTGTGCTTGGTAAAATCAGCTTTGGTTTTTTCTTGGAACTAACGAGCAACCCTTTGACGCAAACAAAACTCGAAGAAGAAAGTAACGTTGAAGCTGATATAGTTCAGATAAATATAATTATAAAGTCGTACAGAGattcaacacaaaaaatggctGCTGTATTTAACTGGTTAAACAGAAACTGTTCGGCTGTCAGTTTCATATTCAAGGTGGAAGAAGACGTTAAATTTGATTTGGCAAAGTTGATTCAAATTGTTAAGAACTATGCTCAATCGCCCCTGTTTTCGATAGGCGTATTGGCAGATAATGGAACCTCAACAAATCGAGAAG GTGGTTCGAGATCAATGACATACGAAGAATTTCCTTGGAATAATTATCCTACATATTTTAATGGGTCTGCTTACTTCTTGCATGGCACTTCAGTTCTTCCTTTGTTGGCGTGCTTTCAGACGACGCCCATGTTTCCATTTGAGGATGTTTACGTGACTGGACTTTGTAGGCAAAAAGCGGGCATGAAGAGAATAGACTGCCCTGGTACTGTTGCCAACAATTTCTGTTATTGA
- the LOC130702809 gene encoding ionotropic receptor 93a-like yields the protein MYLLATLLNQGGNVLCNLTSIRLVIGAWCLLTLVLVNSYNSTLISYVTATRSAKPLVNSIEELAQHSDIHAVVDRSQGPDSLFMSAQSGLFKALGDKLRAYPHTRCNSTKDCIDMVKSLPPQHVYLNGEQALQGVIQLDYRNSRKCKLIIGGELQKAFSLVWALARGSPYVEDFNRGTLTLQELGFILSWEKRFKPDTWPCPSQNGGYKIDMKTHIRPVRLTLSNLTGAFAVLFVGCFISLLAFLTEKIA from the exons ATGTACTTATTGGCCACGCTATTAAATCAAG GTGGAAACGTACTATGCAACCTGACATCGATACGCCTTGTAATAGGGGCGTGGTGCCTGCTGACTCTTGTGCTTGTCAACAGCTATAATAGCACTCTCATCTCATATGTGACAGCCACGCGCAGTGCCAAGCCGCTCGTAAATTCAATCGAAGAGCTTGCCCAACATTCCGACATCCATGCTGTCGTTGACAGAAGCCAGGGCCCTGATAGCCTTTTTATG tCTGCTCAATCTGGATTGTTCAAGGCACTCGGCGACAAGTTACGAGCCTATCCGCACACGAGATGTAACTCGACGAAGGATTGCATTGATATGGTGAAGTCATTACCGCCCCAACATGTCTATTTGAAC GGTGAGCAGGCATTACAGGGCGTGATTCAACTGGATTATCGCAACTCGAGAAAGTGCAAGCTGATCATAGGTGGGGAACTACAAAAAGCCTTTTCACTTGTCTGGGCCCTTGCCAGAGGAAGTCCATATGTGGAAGATTTCAATCGAGG GACGTTGACGCTTCAGGAATTGGGATTTATCTTGTCATGGGAGAAACGATTCAAGCCTGATACTTGGCCTTGCCCAAGCCAAAATGGCGGCTACAAGATCGACATGAAAACCCATATTCGACCCGTACGACTAACATTGTCCAATTTGACGGGAGCATTTGCCGTTCTGTTCGTCGGTTGTTTTATTTCCCTGCTGGCATTTCTGACAGAAAAGATAGCTTGA
- the LOC130702810 gene encoding uncharacterized protein LOC130702810 — protein MVRDTHAGTLTKHAVIRPFQYWVWIALGIATGAVLVVLRCFDLFLITRERYIVKEKDTMNANRNIVVYLLATLLNQGGYLSYILTSIRLVIGAWCLLTLVLVNSYNSTLISYVTAKRLAMPLVSSMKALAQKSKVHLVVDRDQGPDSLFMSAQSGLFQALGDKLRAYPQSRCNSSKQCVDMVKSTPPRHVYVNVCITLKLIKAIALLIVNSSCDAFCLFFHRYKRHIVVNFNHFEIGTKIVIELLIMANSDLALLAVLKQEYQTTRKCYLAIGGELVKDFALMWGLAKGSPYLEEFNRGTLTLHEFGLILFWDKKLKPDIRPCSSQIEDYRIIKKEKIPRVRLTLPNLTGAFAVLAVGYLVSYFIVDFSSGKDRFRRRLLSHDGGQGLPSEKEKFNL, from the exons ATGGTTCGTGATACCCACGCCGGAACCCTTACGAAACACGCCGTCATCAGGCCGTTTCAGTACTGG GTATGGATAGCGCTTGGAATAGCAACCGGAGCAGTTCTGGTAGTCTTGCGTTGCTTTGATCTCTTCTTGATAACGAGAGAAAGATACATTGTGAAGGAAAAGGACACAATGAATGCAAACAGAAACATCGTCGTGTACTTGTTGGCCACACTATTAAATCAAG GCGGATACTTATCATACATCCTGACGTCGATCCGCCTTGTAATAGGGGCGTGGTGCTTACTGACCCTTGTGCTCGTCAATAGCTACAACAGCACCCTCATCTCATACGTGACAGCCAAGCGCCTTGCAATGCCACTCGTCAGTTCAATGAAAGCGCTTGCCCAGAAATCCAAAGTCCATCTCGTCGTCGACAGAGACCAGGGTCCCGATAGCCTTTTTATG tcTGCACAATCTGGATTGTTTCAGGCGCTCGGAGACAAGTTACGAGCCTATCCGCAGTCGAGGTGTAACTCTTCAAAGCAGTGTGTTGACATGGTGAAATCAACACCCCCTCGGCATGTTTACGTGAACGTATGTATCACTCTGAAATTAA TAAAAGCCATTGCTTTGCTGATTGTTAATTCCTCTTGTGACGCCTTTTGTCTATTCTTTCACCGTTATAAACGTCATATTGTGGTCAACTTCAACCATTTTGAGATTGGCACAAAAATTGTCATTGAACTCTTGATAATGGCAAATAGTGATCTGGCTTTACTAGCTGTGCTTAAACAAGAGTACCAAACTACAAGAAAATGCTACCTGGCCATAGGTGGTGAACTAGTAAAAGACTTTGCCCTCATGTGGGGCCTGGCCAAGGGAAGTCCATACTTGGAGGAATTCAATCGAGG GACGTTGACACTCCACGAATTTGGGCTGATTCTGTTTTGGGATAAAAAGTTGAAGCCTGACATTAGGCCTTGCTCGAGCCAAATTGAAGACTACCGCAttatcaaaaaggaaaaaattccACGCGTACGACTAACATTGCCCAATTTGACGGGAGCATTTGCTGTTCTCGCCGTCGGTTATTTAGTTTCATATTTCATTGTTGACTTTTCTAGTGGAAAAGATA GGTTCAGACGTCGTCTGCTGTCTCATGATGGCGGACAGGGCTTGCCGTCAGAGAAGGAAAAGTTTAATTTATGA